A genomic segment from Mycobacteriales bacterium encodes:
- a CDS encoding alpha/beta hydrolase produces the protein MASVTSSDGVRLNYVDEGEGAAVVLIAGFANPRSPELRPLLQDHAEADRLDVIARLGVPGLFLAGRQGQFWPWQHATAMAGTNKPAEAVVLDECGHAADLDPQPDLVNAAILEFLR, from the coding sequence ATGGCCTCGGTGACGAGCAGCGACGGGGTACGGCTGAACTACGTCGACGAGGGCGAGGGAGCCGCGGTCGTGCTGATCGCCGGGTTCGCGAACCCGCGCTCGCCGGAGCTCCGGCCGCTGCTGCAGGACCACGCCGAGGCCGACCGGCTCGACGTGATCGCCCGGCTCGGGGTGCCCGGCCTGTTCCTGGCCGGGCGGCAGGGCCAGTTCTGGCCGTGGCAGCACGCCACGGCGATGGCCGGGACGAACAAGCCGGCCGAGGCGGTCGTCCTCGACGAGTGCGGCCACGCCGCCGACCTCGACCCCCAACCCGACCTGGTGAACGCCGCGATCCTGGAGTTCCTGCGATGA
- a CDS encoding XRE family transcriptional regulator, translating to MGDDLDRTLDAVGPRLRQLRVRRDVTLAGLAAETGISTSTLSRLEAGLRRPTLEQLLPLARAYGVTIDELVDAPPTGDPRINLRPIANRDGSTVVPLTRRAGGIQAYKFVLPAGADDAEPALRTHEGYDWVFVLDGTLRLVLGEHDLRLRPGEAAEFDTRTPHWFGATAAGSVEFLSLVGKQGERAHVRAAPRRG from the coding sequence ATGGGCGACGACCTGGACCGCACGCTCGACGCCGTCGGACCGCGGCTGAGGCAGCTCCGCGTCCGACGGGACGTCACCCTCGCCGGCCTCGCCGCGGAGACCGGGATCTCCACCAGCACGCTGTCCCGGCTCGAGGCGGGCCTCCGACGGCCGACGCTCGAACAGCTGCTTCCGCTCGCGCGCGCCTACGGGGTCACCATCGACGAGCTCGTCGACGCCCCGCCGACCGGGGATCCGCGCATCAACCTCCGTCCGATCGCCAACCGGGACGGGTCGACGGTCGTGCCGCTGACCCGGCGGGCCGGCGGCATCCAGGCGTACAAGTTCGTGCTCCCGGCCGGGGCCGACGATGCCGAGCCCGCCCTGCGTACGCACGAGGGGTACGACTGGGTCTTCGTCCTCGACGGCACGCTGCGCCTGGTCCTCGGCGAGCACGACCTCCGCCTCCGACCCGGCGAGGCCGCGGAGTTCGACACCCGTACTCCGCACTGGTTCGGAGCCACCGCGGCCGGCTCGGTCGAGTTCCTCAGCCTCGTCGGCAAGCAGGGTGAACGCGCACACGTCCGCGCCGCCCCCCGGCGCGGTTAG